In Rutidosis leptorrhynchoides isolate AG116_Rl617_1_P2 chromosome 2, CSIRO_AGI_Rlap_v1, whole genome shotgun sequence, one genomic interval encodes:
- the LOC139894558 gene encoding alpha-galactosidase 3, translating to MDYQSVILITVVLISSTLSTSSARVLPLSIVQNKTVNSVNIFDNSLYGLLQLSNGLAQTPQMGWNSWNFFACQINETLIKETADALISTGLADLGYNYVNIDDCWEALTRDTNGLLVPESKTFPSGIKALADYVHEKGLKLGIYSSAGLFTCQVRPASLFHENDDAATWASWGVDYLKYDNCFNLGIKPIDRYPPMRDALNSTGRKIFYSICEWGEDDPALWAGNVGNSWRTTDDINDTWASMTSIADINDKWAAYAGPGGWNDPDMLEVGNGGMSYLEYRAHFSIWALMKAPLLIGCDVRNMTAETFEILSNKEVIAVNQDSLGIQGRKVNASGTDGCQQVWAGPLSGSRFVVVLWNRCSEAETIKVSWDTFGLDSSTSFSVRDLWKHEDVVADAVASFGVPVDAHSCEMFVLTPKLSHFQA from the exons ATGGATTATCAATCAGTGATTTTAATAACAGTTGTGTTAATATCATCAACTTTATCAACATCATCAGCTCGAGTGTTACCGTTATCGATCGTTCAAAATAAAACAGTTAATTCTGTTAATATCTTTGATAATTCATTGTACGGATTGCTTCAGCTCAGTAATGGATTGGCTCAGACTCCACAAATGGG ATGGAATAGCTGGAACTTTTTTGCTTGTCAGATAAATGAGACTCTGATTAAAGAAACAG CTGATGCACTTATCTCTACTGGATTGGCTGATTTGGgatataattatgttaatattg ATGATTGTTGGGAAGCATTGACACGTGACACAAAT GGTCTGTTAGTTCCTGAATCAAAAACATTTCCATCTGGAATTAAAGCTCTTGCTGATTATGTACATGAAAAGGGTCTCAAGCTTGGTATCTATTCTTCTGCAGG TCTTTTTACCTGTCAAGTACGACCCGCTTCGCTTTTCCATGAGAATGATGATGCAGCAACTTGGGCTTCCTGG GGTGTGGACTACTTGAAGTATGACAACTGTTTTAATCTTGGCATAAAACCAATCGACAG ATATCCACCAATGCGAGATGCTTTGAATTCAACTGGACGGAAAATCTTTTATTCTATTTGCGAGTG GGGTGAAGATGATCCGGCTCTATGGGCGGGTAACGTTGGAAATAGCTGGAGAACAACCGATGACATCAATGACACATGGGCAAG TATGACTTCTATTGCTGACATTAATGACAAATGGGCAGCCTATGCGGGACCGGGTGGATGGAATG ACCCGGATATGTTAGAAGTTGGTAACGGAGGCATGAGTTATTTGGAATACCGAGCACATTTTAGCATATGGGCTTTAATGAAG GCTCCACTTCTTATAGGTTGTGATGTCAGAAACATGACTGCAGAAACATTTGAAATATTGAGCAATAAGGAGGTCATTGCTGTAAACCAAG ATTCACTTGGAATTCAGGGAAGGAAAGTAAATGCTTCAGGAACTGATGGCTGTCAACAG GTATGGGCTGGTCCTTTGTCTGGAAGCCGTTTTGTTGTCGTTCTCTGGAACAGATGTTCAGAAGCTGAAACGATTAAAGTTTCATGGGATACATTTGGACTTGACTCCTCCACTAGCTTTTCTGTTAGAGATTTGTGGAAG